In the Vulpes vulpes isolate BD-2025 chromosome 12, VulVul3, whole genome shotgun sequence genome, TTATTTAGCAAACAGTCCCTGCTATGTCTCCAGCATTTGAAATACAACAGTagcattttatacacatatacatgtatgtctACATAAACTCATAGGTAAGTGGGGACACAGTGTCCACAAACTATCCATTTATATAATCCTTTAGAAAATCTCTCTTGAGGGTTTATTTTATGCCAAGCCAATGCATAGGCCCCACAGATATTTTTGCTGCCCTTAGGGCCTTAGAGTTTGTGGAGGAAGCCCCccaaaaatgtaaatacaattttGTAAATGTTCAGATATGGAAATGCCCAGGGGGTTACAGGGAGTGAGAGTAGCACCGGAGCTGGACTGTGGACAtggggagtcagggaaggcttcccatgACGTAGCTCCTCGGCTGGGGTCTAGAAGTAAGATAGGACTTAGCCAAATGCTGGAGACACTTGCGGAGGACACAGGCCACAAGGTAATAGCATGTGTAGTGATTAGGTGACCCAGAAGGAGGATGGCGCCTTCAGAGAACcagagcaggggtcagcaaattgTGGCTGTTAAAGGGCGCCAGCTCAGGAGTATTTTAGGCCTCGGGGGCTCTGTAGCCTCTGCTGCAACTCCTCAACTCTGCCAACTGTAGCACCAAAGCAGCCACaggcaatatgtaaatgaattaacCTGGTTCCAGGGAAACCTTATTTACAAATAGTGAGCCAGACTCTACACTTGGGTAACTCAATAAGCATGGTGCATAGAATGGGGAAGGTAAACGGCAGATCAGGCTGGAAGACCAGGTAAGGTAAGAGGAGATCATCAACGCCTTGAATGCGTTGATGGTCCTGAGGAGCACCATGGTCAGAATTGTGTTTGAGAATGACCACTCTTGCTACAATTTGAAACATGGGTGGGAAAGAGTATGACAGGTCAGGGGAGAGGGAGTTAGGAGGCTGTACTGATGCTAATGGAAGATAATGGTATGAACAGAAATAGcctggaagagaaaggagaaacagattgAAGAGTAAGGAGCGAACAGGAACAGAACAATTACCGATTGCCACGGTGAAATGAGGAGCAACACCATATGACTATGTTGTAACttctccaaaggaaaagaaaaagagtctaGACTCTACTTAAATCTGGTAAGCATGTCGACTGCAAAATTTAATCCAGTATTTTAACCATATCACCTTAGCTTCCCAaggttattttcctttctttgaataTTGCTATTACCTGTTAACTCACGCTATCTGACCTTCCTCCAAATCTCACAAAACTTCACACATGCTCACCACCCAGTCTAATCAGTTGTCCAAACAGCGACCACCAGGTTCCTGCCACTTCTCTTTTGCTCTGCATCCCTTCTGTGGGGCACCCCTGCCATTGCTGCTCGGGCCACTGTTCTCACCAGGCATGGCCACTTCTGCTGCTACCATTTCAGCTGACACCATTGCTGCTACTCCTGGGTCCTCATGGTGCCAAAGCCAAGTCATGGCCCTTACAAAAGGGCATAAGGTCTGCATTGCCTCTGCCTTGCTTTGTCACCTAGATACATAGCAGTCCTGTCTGTGACCAAGGAGCGCATTCGATTACCACCTGCAGCCCCTTCCTCATGAAACACAGATAAATGTGTACACAGGTTGGCAAAGAAAGTGACACTGTATTTTCCGCACATTCGCATATGCAAAAATTTGCCCCAGGTTCGCAAACTCCCTGGCTCAAGATTCACTCCTCCAATCCTCCAAGAGTCTCATGAACCCATCATGTAAACTGATTCATAGGAGGCCTACCCCATCTGTTAGCTTATCAGAAGTGCTGGGACAGGCCCACCTCCCAGCTCCAGTTCCAGCTGAATTTTCTGCTTTGGCCATCTTTCACAGCTTCAGGCCTTGTCTGGAATGCATTTGCCCTCCCTACCCCACTCTCTTTTCCTATTGAACTCCTTAGGCCTCTCCTTCTCTAGAAAATCTTCTCTAACCCCCACCCAGGCTGGGTAAGGGGTCTCTCTGGGTGTTCCCAAAGCACTCTGTGCCCAACTCTACACTATCACTCCCTACACTATCACCCTCCCTATTTAAATGATAAACTCCTTAGTCCCTGAGCAGGACTTGGAACATAGGAAGCTCTCAACAAATGCCTATGGAATATATAGGTTTAATTCTCTTCTCCAAATTATGGAATGTTTAGCCCTTAGTAATTTTGTATTAACCAGGAGAGACTGCCACTCCTTCTGAGCGGGGAACGAAGATAAATCTGTATCTGCCCTATTTTGAGGGACAAGGCCAGTTATATTGACCATTAGTACAAATTCAAATACTTCTGTGTCTCTGATAGTCTCATGGGAAATAACTAAAGCTTTTGACTTAATAGGCAAAAAAATAATCCTTCCTGGTCTAGAAAAGAGTGGGAGGAAATGGAAGTATTTTTCTCCTCTAGGCGCTCAGAGAGTTCTTGTTCTCTCATATGGGGATAGAATTAAGTCATATATCAATAAACTATGAGCTGCCTCTTTCATGCAAAGTTTCCCATACTTTGAAAATGGGGCAATTCATTTCACAGCAATTACCTTATCCATTGCAAAGAAGAACCATGTGGAAGAATAAGATATCCTCCTCAATAAGATAGGAAGTAGTGTTACTGTTTTCCAGTGAATTTTAAGAGAACAAGAAGAAAGTTCTCAACCTATGAATTTGCAGATACAAATAGAAATGCTTTGCTTGGTATGAAGATACTTAGTCATACAGGAAGGTTTTGTTAGGGATGTATTTTCCAGGATCCACTTCCCAAGCATTTGCTAGCCTTTTTCGCTTTTTTAGTTTCGTGTCTATGGATCTTTATCCAGTATACATTGATTAGGTACTTCTGCATATTAGGCCCTAATTCAGCTGGTCTTGGCATTTTGAATTAAAGTTTAGTACATTTTCCTACTTGCTtagcaattttattcatttcatttgaaTGTTTTTTAGCCTCCTTTGTTAAGAGTCTGAATTAGGATTTGGAAGTGGATTCTTGAGAAAAACATCTGTTCTATTATCTAAGTTGTATTTCACTGCTAATATACAACAGCTATGGCTTTTGGTTgtagaaatacacacacacatacacagactgggggtggggagtcgtaaaatcagctttttaaaatgtatttataatataaaccAAGAATTTCTTTTAGAATATAATAGAGGAGTGTGGATTAACTTCTTATGGACCACAGTTCAGTTTATGCAGACATACCATTATATACACTTCTAATAATCATACGGATTATTGACAGTTATAACACATTGCAGTGATTATCCTTATAGCTGTATATGGATGGAAAACTACTTCTCCAGTTATCAAGTGTACTTAGTACTTTCAAAGTCTATCAAAAGCTGTTTAGAGActgctggatggctcagtggttgcacatctgcctttggcttaaggcatggtcctgggctcctggggtcGAGTTCTacattgcttctccctctgcctatgtctctgcctctctttctgtgtgtctgtcatgaataaataaataaaattttaaaaaaaagaagctggttTAGCTGGCAAAGATCAAGCCCAATCATGAGTAAGGAAGGCGTGCTtagggtgtatgtgtgtatgtgggaggagggagacatCCTGAAGGACTTTAAGTAGAATCAGAAtactccttttttgtttttttgtccatAACCTGTATTTGAGTATGGTTCTAAGTACCTACTTTCTTGCTCGTCTTTCTAGACTATCAAGGGACATGAGAAATGGCACAACAATCACAGAGTTCATCCTGCTAGGCTTTCCTGATATCCAAGGACTACAAATCCCTCTCTTTATAGTGATCTTTTTCATCTACATATTAACCCTTTTGGGCAATGGGCTCATAATTGTCATTGTTTGGGCAGAGCCCAGGCTACAAATACCAATGTACTTCTTCCTTTGCAACTTGTCCTTCCTAGAGACGTGGTACACCACCACAGTCATCCCCAAACTGTTGGAGACTTTTGTGGTGGCAAGAGCAACCATTTCCATCCCCTGCTGTCTACTTCAGTCCTTCTTCCACTTTTTCCTGGGTACCACTGAGTTCTTTATCCTCACCATCATGTCTTTTGACCGTTACCTGGCCATCTGCAAGCCCCTTCGCTACCCCACCATTATGACCAGCAACCTCTGCCTGCAACTTGCCCTCAGCTCCTGGATGGTTGGCTTTACCATTGTCTTTTGTCAGATGCTTCTGCTCATCCAGTTGCCATTCTGTGGCAACAATGTCATCAATCATTTCTACTGTGATGTTGGTCCCATTTTGAAAGCAGCCTGCGTAGACACAAGCATTCTGGAGCTCCTGGGCCTTTTGGTGACCATcctggtgatcccagggtcactcCTCTTCACAGTAATTTCTTATATCTATATCCTGTCCACCATCCTACAGATCCCTTCAGCCACTGGCAGACAAAAGACTTTCTCTACCTGTGCCTCTCACCTGATGGTAGTCTCCCTGCTGTATGGTGCTGTCTTGTTCATGTACCTGAGACCCACAACACACTCTTCCTTTAAGATTAATAAGGTGGTGTCAGTGCTAAATACTATCCTCACACCCCTTCTGAATCCCTTCATTTACACAATTAGAAACAAGGAGGTTAAAGCAGCCCTTAGGAAGACAATGACTTGTCCAAAGACTCATCATCCAGAGTAAAACATGCAACATGTGacagatacaaaaattaaatgtgaaataaGACTGTGGAGAAGataaaaatgtgaaagtaaaCTATGACGGTTAAGGTCTCCTATAAAGAGTTTGTTACCTATAAATGAACCAAGAGTCCTCCTTCAAAAGAAGTGAACTCATTCTCCAACAAGGAAATCCCAGAATACCTTCAGATGCATGAAGTAGGACTAAGGACTTTCTCAATTATAAGCAGAATGTAGAAACCACAAAGGTCAAGGACAACTgtcattaacttaaaaaaaaaatgtaaggaatCCTGTCTCCCTGTTTGTTTATAATAACTCTTCTTGCCTCATTTCCTTGTCAAAGGCATAAAACATCCCACGCATTTTCTCAGTACTTAGTTTCTTCACAGTATACGTCAGGCTCCTAATCAACTCTAATGggtctttcaaaaatgttttaaataagcCAGTTCTTGTTTGATAAGGGgactttaattttaatagaatacAAATGTTTCCATACCTGTAAAGGTGTTTATTTCCAGATAACAACAAAACTTGAGGACATGATGTGAAAATGTCCAACTGAATTGGGCCAGTTCCTATGCTTCAATCTAGGTAAGCCAGGTGCCTAGGAAACCAAAAGAAGTCAGAGAGCCAACTATGAAGGCTTTCTTCCTGGAAAACTCAGCCCCAAGTTTACATTAAAGACAGGGCTTACATGTAAGGTTATCATATAAGGTCCCTCAAGGCAAATGACAAACCCATTCATTTAACCATGTTCTCAGGCAAGACATTTGGCAGAAAAAGTTTATTACAAAATGATGATGGAGGTGAGCCATAGTTTGTAAGAAtgagtattatatatacataccccTCTTCCCACAGCAAAGAAAGTGTATCATTAAAAGCCCAttaaactgtgatttttttaaagaaaggattgaTGCACATTCCTTTTAATATTGAATTGAAAattgcaaaagcaaaacaaagtgtAATGAGATGAAAATGTTATTATCTCAACTGTCCAATCTGATTTATCTTAGAATTTGAAGGCAGAGAGACCCTAAGGATGAATATTTTCAAGAGCCCTATCATCAAAAGCATGGTTTAAATTGCCCTGAATGAGAAAATCTGGGTAATATCTAAGTGCCCCTCAGAGAGGAAAAGTAAAGAGAGGAGAAATGAGCCAAAAAGAGGAATTTAGCAGAAGTCTCAAAGTTGGGGAGCCTACAGAACATTTTAAGGATGGAGATGCCTATCCTCAATTTGAGACCACATTTCTATGCTGCTTTGTCCTTGAACCCTCAGTAAAGTCTCCTACATTACCAAATATACGTATGAGCAGGATGTGTATGTCACACTCATTCACATACGTGTATGTTGTGTGTGTAATGCAAGGAAGAACTGAGTTTCTTGTCTGGAATGATGTGGTTTGGATTAGAGACAGCAATGGCTACAGAATATGCAGAAATTTTAGGAAGAACGTCAGACTTTCATTAGCTTGGGCATGGCTCCAGGTAACCTATATCTAGGGGAACTGAGACACCTGGgttatattatattacattatattatattatattatattatattatattatattaaaaacttttttaaatctGCTTTCAAGTTTCACAAATATTAGTTTTCCTAGATTTAGCTTATCTAAGAGTTACCTATTTGATGGCAGACAGAGGGTAACATGAAACACCTTGACAGATcttataaaggagagaaaaaatgtgAGAGTATGACTCCACATTCATGA is a window encoding:
- the OR6X1 gene encoding olfactory receptor 6X1, which translates into the protein MVLSTYFLARLSRLSRDMRNGTTITEFILLGFPDIQGLQIPLFIVIFFIYILTLLGNGLIIVIVWAEPRLQIPMYFFLCNLSFLETWYTTTVIPKLLETFVVARATISIPCCLLQSFFHFFLGTTEFFILTIMSFDRYLAICKPLRYPTIMTSNLCLQLALSSWMVGFTIVFCQMLLLIQLPFCGNNVINHFYCDVGPILKAACVDTSILELLGLLVTILVIPGSLLFTVISYIYILSTILQIPSATGRQKTFSTCASHLMVVSLLYGAVLFMYLRPTTHSSFKINKVVSVLNTILTPLLNPFIYTIRNKEVKAALRKTMTCPKTHHPE